CGCGCCCATCACGAAGGCGTCATTGACCGCGGTGCAGGCGATCTCATCGACGCCTTTGGCTTTCAGTTCGTCGGCCTTGTCGACGAAACCCGGCAGGTGCTTGGCCGAGCAGGTCGGGGTGAACGCTCCCGGGACCGAGAAGAGCGCGACCTTGCGACCCTTGAAATAATCGGTGGTATTGACCTGTTCGGGGCCGTTTTCGGTGACCTTTACGAAGGTCGCGTCGGGCAGCTTGTCGCCGGTCTGGATCGTCATGGTCGGCATCCTTTTCGCTTGAGGGGATTGGGTTCGGACGCGACATTGGGTGCGACGGCGCGCGAGTCAAGGACGGGAGGGGCGGGGCGGTCGATTTGGAGGGCGACGGCTGGCGGCCGAAATCCTTCGCCCGTCGTCCGCAGCAAAGAGGCTGGACCCTTTTGGTCTGTCGCGGCATTGTACCGATATGGAAACCGTCCCCACCTGGTTCACCGGTCAGCTGCTGCTCGCGCTGCCGGGCATCGGCGATCCCCGCTTCGAACATTCGGTGATCGCGATGATCAGCCATGACGAGGAGGGCGCGATGGGGATTGGCATCGGCGACCCGATCGACGGAATGACCGTTGGCGCGGTGCTCGACCAGCTCGAGATCGAGCATGACGAACCGCTCGACCAGCCGGTCTTCCTCGGCGGTCCGGTCGAGCCGTCGCGCGGTTTCGTGCTCCACAGCCGCGATTGGGGCGGGCAGGAAGCGGTGCAGGTCGGCGATCGCTGGATGGTGTCGAGCTCGCACGACATCTTGCGCGCGATCGGCGAAGGGCGCGGCCCGTCGCGTTGGCTGGTGGCGCTCGGCTATGCGGGATGGTCGCCGGGGCAGCTCGAAGACGAGATGGTGCGCCACGGTTGGCATGTCACGCCGGGCAGTGATGGCCTGCTGTTCGAAACGCCGCCCGCCGAAAGATGGCAGGCGGCGTTTGCCGAAGCGGGAGTGGACGCCCGCCTGCTAACGACCGAAGGCGGCGAGGCTTAGCGCGCGAGAGCGAGAAGCGGTTTGCCCTGATTGAGTTTCGCGAGTGCGGCGCGTGCAGCCCAGCGCGAATCCATGTAGCGGCCGCTCGCCAGCTCGACATCGTAGCGGATCGGGCTGCCGATCGCGGCGTCATAGGCGGCGGCGGCTTCGGCGGTGCGACCCAGACGAGCGTAAGCGGTGCCAAGATTGATCAGGCGCGAGGGGTCGCGCGCGTCGAGCGTCGTTTCGCCGGTCAGCTTTTCGACCGCGGCGTCGTTTTCGCCTGCCTTCAGTTCGGCATAGGCGACCGGCAGAATTTCCGAACCGGTCTGCGGCGCGGTCACGACGACGATCGATTGCGCCGCAGCAGGGCTCGAAAGCGCCAAGGCGATCAGCGGCAGCAGAATTTTTTTCATCTAGGTATCTCCCCGAAAACTTGGGCCGATTTTCTCGCGCGCCAAGTAAAAAGTCAATGTTTTCTGGGGTTTGTAACATAGCTGTCACAAAGAGCGATTATGCTCAGCGCAAGGCGCATTATAAGTCCGATTTTTCAGAATCTTGGGCTTTGCGACTCCGTGTCACAATCGGGACCTCCCGATTGTCACAATTGATGCGCGCAAAAATTATTTTTGCGGCCGGTGCGTTTTTGCGCCGCCGATTCGCGCATCCGTTCGCGAGGCGAGCGGTGCCGCGAGAGCGATATAAAGAAAAGTTTATATTTGATCCGCAGCGTGCTTTCGGATAGGGGCCGGACATGTTTTTCGTGGCCGCTCGCCTGCGGTCGACCTTAGCCAATATTGGAGAATCTCCCGTGGCCACTCTCGCCGCCGACACCCGTGATTATGTCGTTGCCGACATCAGCCTCGCCGATTTCGGGCGCAAGGAAATCAACATCGCCGAAACCGAAATGCCGGGCCTGATGGCGCTGCGCGCTGAATATGGCGCGACGCAGCCGCTGAAGGGCGCGCGCATCACCGGTTCGCTGCACATGACGATCCAGACCGCGGTGCTGATCGAGACGCTGACTGCGCTCGGCGCCGAAGTCCGCTGGGCGACGTGCAACATCTTCTCGACGCAGGATCATGCCGCCGCCGCGATCGCCGCGACGGGCGTGCCGGTGTTCGCTGTGAAGGGTGAGAGCCTTGCCGACTATTGGGATTATGTCGGCCGCATTTTCGACTGGGGCGTCGAAGACGGCACGACCTGCAACCTGATCCTCGACGATGGCGGCGACGCCACGATGTTCGCGCTGTGGGGTGCGAAGCTCGAGGCCGGCGAAACCATGCCGGCGCCCGAGAATGAGGAAGAAATCGAAATGCAGCGCGCGCTGAAGGCGTTCGTCGCGGCGAACCCCGGCTACCTCACCAAGACGGTCAAGGCGATCAAGGGCGTGTCGGAAGAAACGACCACCGGCGTCCACCGCCTGTACCATATCGCCAAGAAGGGCGAACTGCCCTTCCCCGCGATCAACGTCAACGATAGCGTCACCAAGTCGAAGTTCGACAACCTCTATGGCTGTAAAGAGTCGCTCGTCGACGCGATCCGCCGCGGCACCGACGTGATGCTCGCGGGCAAGGTCGCCACGGTTGCCGGCTTCGGCGACGTCGGCAAGGGTAGCGCCCAGAGCCTCCGCAACGGCGGCGCGCGCGTTCTCGTCACCGAAATTGATCCGATTTGCGCGCTGCAAGCGGCGATGGAAGGCTTCGAGGTCGTGTCGATGGACGAGGCCGTGAAGCGTTCGGACATCTTCGTCACCGCGACGGGCAACGCCGACGTGATCACCGCCGAGCATATGGCGGCGATGAAGAATATGGCGATCGTCTGCAACATCGGCCACTTCGACAGCGAGATCCAGATCGCGGCGCTCGCCAACTACAAGTGGACCGAAGTCAAGCCGCAGGTCGACTTGGTTGAATTTCCCGACGGCAAGCAAATCATCATCCTGTCGAAGGGCCGCCTCGTGAACCTTGGCAACGCGACGGGCCACCCGAGCTTCGTGATGTCGGCGAGCTTCACCAACCAAACGCTCGCGCAGATCGAACTGTGGACGCGCAGCGAGCAGTATAAGAACGACGTCTATGTCCTGCCGAAGCATCTCGACGAGAAGGTCGCGGCGCTGCACCTCGAAAAGCTGGGCGTGCATCTGTCGAAGCTGAGCCAGAAGCAGGCCGATTACATCGGCGTGCCGGTCGAAGGTCCGTTCAAGCCCGAGCATTATCGGTATTGATTTCTTCGCCTGACGGCGAAGGCGGCGGCGGCACCGGGCCGCTCCCCCTCCCGGCCTCCCATAGGCTACTATCGCCGGGGAGGCCCTTCGACGCCACGCGTCGTCTTCGGGCGGTGGGGGAGCGGGCCGGTGCCGCAGCGTTTCCGCATCGCGGAAACTCGGACGAAACTGTGGACGGCGCGCTCATCGGAAGATGTGGCGCGCCGTTTCGCTGTGACATGCGATTGAAACATGACTCCATCGCCTTTAGGGCAAGCGATCATGCGCGCGCGATATCCGGATAAACGAGGGCTTGAGGCGGGATGAGCGACACGCTTTCGCCGACCCTGTTGTTCGCGCTCGGCTTGTTCGCGGCACTGTGGTTGCTCGCCGGATTGTGGGCGACGCTGCGGGGGATCGCGATGCAGCGCCGCTCGGCGTTCGTCGCGGGGCAGGCCGAACGGCTCGCTAGCCTTGTCGAAGCCTCGCCCCAGCTTCCGGTGATTGTGCGCGCCGACTGGCGCGTCGAGGCGAGCGAGCGGCTCGGGCGCTGGCTGGGGCTCGACCGTGGGCCGCGCAATTTCGACGAGCTTCGCGGGCTCGGCAGCGGGCTCGATGCGCAGGCGCATGACGCGCTGCGTCAGGCGATCCTCGGCGCGCAGCGCGGCGCGAAGCCCTTCGTGCTGAGCCTGAAACCCGACGGCAGCCACCGCACGATTATCGTCCATGGCGCCGCGGCACCGGAGGCGGTCGGCGGGCCGGGCAGCGTGCTGCTCTGGCTCAGCGATGCGACCGACGGCCAGCACGCGCTCGCGCACGCGCGCGGCGAACGCGACGAGGCGATGGCGGCGTTCGAAGCTTTATCGGGGCTGATCGAGGCGGCACCCTTCCCGATGTGGTTCCGTGACACCGACCTGTCGCTCGCGCTCGTCAACGGCGCCTATGTTCGCGCGGTCGAGGCGAAGAGCGCCGCAGCGGTGATCGACGGCGGTGTCGAGCTGTGCGAGACCGTCGCCGGGGTGAGCGCCGCCGACGCCGCCGACGCGGCGCGCGCCGCCGAATCGGCGCAGATGCGCACCATTCCGGTGACGATCGAGGGCGAACGGCGGATCATGCGCGTCGTCGACGTGCCGCTCGCGCCTGAGGGCGGGCGGGTGATCGGCGTCGCGGGCTATGCGATCGACATTCAGGAACTCGAGACCGAGCGCGGCGCGCATCGGCGCTTCGTCGACACGCAGCGCGAACTGCTCGACCGGCTGTCGGCGGCGGTAGCGCAATTCGGTCCCGACCAGGGGCTGAGCTTCGCGAATTTGCCGTTCCGCCGCCTGTTCGGGGTCGAGGCCGACGATATCGCCGAGGCGTTGCCCTTCGCCCGGTTGCTCGACGGGTGGCGCGAACGCGGGCGGACCCCCGAAGTGCGCAACTATCCCGAATGGCGGCAGGCGCATGTCGACTGGTTCGCGCAGGCTGAGGCGAGCGAAGAAGACTGGCTGCTGCGCGACGGCACGCACCTCCACGTCGTCGCGCAGCCGACTCCCGACGGCGGCATGCTGCTGATCGCCGAGGACAAGACCGAACAGGTGCAACTCGCGGGCGCGCGCGACACGCTGCTCCGCGTCCGCACCGCGACCTTTGACAATCTGTTCGAGGCGGTCGCGGTCTTCGCCCCCGACGGGCGGCTTCACCTTTGGAACCAGCGTTTCCGCCGCCTGTGGGGCATCGACGAACTGACGCTCGCGGCGCATCCGCGCGTCGATACGCTGATGGAGGGG
This DNA window, taken from Sphingopyxis sp. PAMC25046, encodes the following:
- a CDS encoding peroxiredoxin, with the translated sequence MTIQTGDKLPDATFVKVTENGPEQVNTTDYFKGRKVALFSVPGAFTPTCSAKHLPGFVDKADELKAKGVDEIACTAVNDAFVMGAWGKNANAGDSVTMLADGNGTFAEAVGLTMDGTAFGMGKRGQRFSMIVNDGVVEQLNVEAPGEFKVSSADHMLEQL
- a CDS encoding YqgE/AlgH family protein; its protein translation is METVPTWFTGQLLLALPGIGDPRFEHSVIAMISHDEEGAMGIGIGDPIDGMTVGAVLDQLEIEHDEPLDQPVFLGGPVEPSRGFVLHSRDWGGQEAVQVGDRWMVSSSHDILRAIGEGRGPSRWLVALGYAGWSPGQLEDEMVRHGWHVTPGSDGLLFETPPAERWQAAFAEAGVDARLLTTEGGEA
- the ahcY gene encoding adenosylhomocysteinase; protein product: MATLAADTRDYVVADISLADFGRKEINIAETEMPGLMALRAEYGATQPLKGARITGSLHMTIQTAVLIETLTALGAEVRWATCNIFSTQDHAAAAIAATGVPVFAVKGESLADYWDYVGRIFDWGVEDGTTCNLILDDGGDATMFALWGAKLEAGETMPAPENEEEIEMQRALKAFVAANPGYLTKTVKAIKGVSEETTTGVHRLYHIAKKGELPFPAINVNDSVTKSKFDNLYGCKESLVDAIRRGTDVMLAGKVATVAGFGDVGKGSAQSLRNGGARVLVTEIDPICALQAAMEGFEVVSMDEAVKRSDIFVTATGNADVITAEHMAAMKNMAIVCNIGHFDSEIQIAALANYKWTEVKPQVDLVEFPDGKQIIILSKGRLVNLGNATGHPSFVMSASFTNQTLAQIELWTRSEQYKNDVYVLPKHLDEKVAALHLEKLGVHLSKLSQKQADYIGVPVEGPFKPEHYRY
- a CDS encoding PAS domain-containing sensor histidine kinase, with amino-acid sequence MSDTLSPTLLFALGLFAALWLLAGLWATLRGIAMQRRSAFVAGQAERLASLVEASPQLPVIVRADWRVEASERLGRWLGLDRGPRNFDELRGLGSGLDAQAHDALRQAILGAQRGAKPFVLSLKPDGSHRTIIVHGAAAPEAVGGPGSVLLWLSDATDGQHALAHARGERDEAMAAFEALSGLIEAAPFPMWFRDTDLSLALVNGAYVRAVEAKSAAAVIDGGVELCETVAGVSAADAADAARAAESAQMRTIPVTIEGERRIMRVVDVPLAPEGGRVIGVAGYAIDIQELETERGAHRRFVDTQRELLDRLSAAVAQFGPDQGLSFANLPFRRLFGVEADDIAEALPFARLLDGWRERGRTPEVRNYPEWRQAHVDWFAQAEASEEDWLLRDGTHLHVVAQPTPDGGMLLIAEDKTEQVQLAGARDTLLRVRTATFDNLFEAVAVFAPDGRLHLWNQRFRRLWGIDELTLAAHPRVDTLMEGLADRLVKPNQISIVQEVIRAATLERQQRGGEIGFADGRYFDFASIPLPDGNALLIMLDITPSRKMEGALRERNEALEAADKAKTAFLSRMSYELRTPLTSIGGFGEMLQAGYAGKLGDQQRAYIDAIMDSVGVLGRQIDNVLDLAQGEAGTLAIERAPVDVKILLEGALAEARLFAKSEKVELVGNIAANLGSIEGDAPRLSRLVAGLLDNAVRFTVPSRKTGARVLLHADGDARGVDIIVSDNGPGMPDAAVAVAKGQQAGTAAGGIGLALARQLVAAHGGTMEVVSEEGQGTLVRISLPRGA